The Armatimonadota bacterium genome contains a region encoding:
- a CDS encoding PilZ domain-containing protein, which translates to MSNNKAVENRQYKRWDIFEYALVYKEGDQSPEPAIIVDLSLGGMQARSRRQYEAGEVCLISITDDENEQITTHAEVRYSYPLQGTDLHSTGLRFMPGSVEQRVALVNYIHQRFRDDIESIAI; encoded by the coding sequence GTGAGTAACAATAAAGCAGTTGAGAACCGTCAGTACAAGCGCTGGGATATCTTCGAGTATGCCCTGGTGTACAAAGAAGGCGACCAGTCTCCTGAACCCGCGATCATCGTGGACTTGAGTTTGGGCGGAATGCAAGCTCGATCTCGACGACAGTATGAAGCCGGGGAAGTTTGCCTCATTTCGATTACCGACGATGAGAACGAACAGATCACAACCCACGCCGAAGTGCGATACAGCTATCCACTGCAGGGCACCGATTTACACTCGACCGGACTTCGGTTTATGCCAGGCTCCGTCGAACAGCGGGTTGCACTCGTGAACTACATTCACCAGCGGTTCCGCGACGATATTGAATCCATTGCCATTTAA
- the erpA gene encoding iron-sulfur cluster insertion protein ErpA, with protein MAITVTSRAAAELKELMIAESRPDAKLRVWVAGGGCSGLQYGMALDDGSPEEGDQVFETELVKVIVDPLSLQYMEGSIVDYIDDPMGGGFKVENPNATSSCGCGSSFKTEDSDGPSGGGCGGCGCK; from the coding sequence ATGGCAATTACCGTGACTTCTCGTGCAGCTGCAGAACTTAAGGAACTGATGATCGCTGAATCCCGACCAGACGCAAAGTTGCGCGTTTGGGTGGCTGGCGGCGGTTGCTCTGGCCTCCAATATGGAATGGCACTAGACGACGGCAGTCCAGAGGAAGGCGACCAGGTTTTTGAAACCGAATTGGTGAAGGTTATCGTGGATCCATTGAGCCTTCAATACATGGAAGGTTCGATCGTGGACTACATCGACGACCCAATGGGCGGCGGATTCAAGGTTGAAAATCCAAACGCAACCAGCTCCTGCGGATGCGGATCTTCGTTCAAAACCGAAGATAGCGATGGCCCAAGCGGCGGCGGTTGCGGCGGCTGCGGCTGTAAGTAA
- a CDS encoding PQQ-dependent sugar dehydrogenase, producing MRQWPILLSGFVGLGIGGLATYNRTELKPAHVPTAPTAVSTTAIPAMQSVTSVTNLYNSMCAKCHGERAQGGGGGTKSLNTKEKFLQKYDKIFFDTIKNGTEDTMEAYGTTLTDQQIWGLVVHIRELQASALRAEFGDPKPVNGVFPSTSHPYKVETVVDRGKGLQIPWSLDWLPDGTMLVANRPGALVKVKNGDVIATIEGTPKVYQNGQAGLMDVAVHPNYSKNGWIYLSFSDIGRDNPSLGFTKIVRGKLDGNKWVSQETIFEADQKHYSGGGVHFGSRIVFDGKGHIFFCSGERGRGPLAQDLSRPNGKIFRTFEDGTIPPDNPFAKSPNGELPQIWSYGHRNPQGLALDLSGQLWDTEHGPRGGDEVNKIEKAANYGWPLIAFSINYNDAPMETPWPKAGQNFKLPAFRWLPSIGACGLDVIRGNAFPKWKGDLVAGGLVGQNIDRIRMKNGEFVEREELIHNIGRVRDVVVGPDGNIYAALNDPDKIIRIVPASTR from the coding sequence ATGAGGCAATGGCCCATTTTGTTGTCGGGATTCGTGGGATTAGGGATTGGCGGGTTAGCCACTTATAACCGGACTGAGCTAAAGCCCGCCCATGTTCCCACTGCGCCAACTGCCGTGTCGACAACTGCGATCCCTGCGATGCAGTCTGTGACGAGCGTCACCAACCTGTACAATTCCATGTGCGCTAAGTGCCACGGTGAACGCGCACAGGGTGGCGGCGGCGGAACGAAGAGCCTGAACACGAAAGAGAAGTTCCTCCAAAAGTACGACAAGATTTTCTTTGATACGATCAAAAACGGCACCGAGGACACGATGGAAGCGTACGGAACGACGCTTACGGACCAGCAAATTTGGGGGCTCGTTGTCCATATTCGAGAACTTCAGGCATCGGCATTGCGTGCCGAGTTCGGTGATCCAAAACCGGTGAATGGAGTTTTTCCTTCAACCTCACATCCCTACAAGGTAGAAACCGTCGTTGATCGGGGCAAGGGGCTGCAAATTCCATGGAGTCTAGACTGGTTGCCGGATGGAACAATGCTGGTTGCAAATCGCCCGGGTGCATTGGTCAAGGTCAAAAATGGGGATGTCATCGCCACGATTGAGGGCACTCCAAAGGTGTATCAAAACGGCCAGGCAGGTTTGATGGATGTCGCCGTACATCCGAATTACTCCAAGAACGGCTGGATTTACCTTAGCTTCTCGGATATCGGCAGGGACAATCCCAGCCTAGGGTTTACCAAGATTGTTCGAGGCAAGCTGGATGGAAACAAGTGGGTGAGCCAGGAGACGATTTTTGAAGCGGACCAGAAGCATTATTCTGGAGGCGGTGTTCACTTCGGAAGTCGAATCGTTTTTGACGGAAAAGGTCACATCTTCTTCTGCAGCGGCGAACGCGGACGCGGACCACTAGCACAAGATTTGTCCCGGCCGAACGGCAAGATCTTCCGCACTTTTGAGGATGGAACTATCCCGCCAGACAACCCGTTTGCAAAATCGCCGAACGGTGAGCTGCCGCAGATCTGGTCTTATGGTCACCGCAATCCGCAAGGGCTTGCACTGGATCTTAGCGGTCAATTGTGGGACACCGAGCATGGCCCTCGCGGTGGTGACGAAGTGAATAAGATCGAGAAGGCAGCGAACTACGGTTGGCCACTGATCGCATTTTCGATCAACTACAACGACGCACCAATGGAAACACCGTGGCCAAAGGCTGGGCAAAATTTCAAACTGCCGGCGTTTCGTTGGTTGCCAAGCATTGGCGCCTGCGGGCTTGATGTCATCAGAGGAAACGCGTTTCCAAAGTGGAAAGGCGACTTGGTCGCTGGCGGGCTCGTCGGACAGAACATCGACCGCATTCGAATGAAGAATGGCGAGTTTGTCGAGCGTGAGGAGCTGATCCACAACATCGGCCGAGTCCGCGATGTCGTTGTCGGACCGGATGGCAACATCTACGCCGCTCTAAACGATCCGGACAAGATCATTCGAATCGTTCCTGCGAGCACGCGCTAA
- a CDS encoding esterase family protein, producing MVAEQHFTWHSPALGQETRMSVFGDKGTPLILFPTSMGGYNQNIDFGLVGAIYPFIASGMVKVYCVDGIDKQSFYNYDVHPSVRIHNHNCYDSMILNEVVARAKHETGKDRVMVGGCSFGGYHALNFAFRHPSDVCEMISMGGAFDIKQFFYGYYSEDVYFNNPVDYMPNLSDPSYIEPMHRMGIVLGTGHDDICRADNHRMAHILGLKGIPHWCDDRPGVGHDWPWWRVQLFDYLNIIFNRGGH from the coding sequence ATGGTCGCTGAACAGCATTTTACGTGGCATAGCCCTGCTCTCGGGCAAGAAACTCGGATGAGTGTTTTTGGCGACAAAGGTACGCCACTGATCCTTTTCCCAACGTCAATGGGCGGCTACAACCAGAATATCGACTTCGGTTTGGTGGGTGCGATCTACCCATTTATCGCCAGTGGAATGGTGAAAGTCTATTGTGTTGACGGCATCGACAAGCAGAGCTTTTATAACTACGATGTCCATCCATCGGTGCGAATTCACAACCACAACTGCTACGACAGCATGATTCTCAACGAAGTCGTCGCCAGGGCAAAGCACGAAACGGGTAAGGATCGCGTGATGGTCGGAGGGTGTAGTTTTGGTGGATACCACGCCCTGAACTTCGCTTTTCGGCACCCTTCGGATGTTTGCGAGATGATCAGTATGGGCGGCGCATTCGACATCAAGCAGTTTTTCTACGGCTACTACTCCGAGGATGTCTATTTCAACAACCCTGTGGACTACATGCCAAACCTATCGGATCCATCCTATATCGAGCCGATGCATCGGATGGGCATCGTGCTTGGAACCGGTCACGATGATATCTGCCGAGCAGATAACCATCGAATGGCGCACATTTTGGGTCTGAAAGGCATTCCTCATTGGTGCGATGATCGGCCCGGAGTTGGGCATGATTGGCCCTGGTGGCGAGTTCAACTATTCGATTATTTGAACATCATTTTCAATCGCGGCGGTCATTGA
- a CDS encoding flagellar hook protein FlgE, with the protein MLQAMLAGVASIKAQQTRMNVIGNNLANVNTTAYKGARVTFQDMIAQTIRGASRPNGASGGTNPIQYGLGVLVAGTDVNSEQGSLSATNRPSDLAVQGNGFFIVSNSERVAYSRDGAFDLDANGVLVQRSTGERLVGWVADEFGNIDTNSPVTPTSYLSIPIGSLDAVQSTTRASFKGNLDAEAGSTDSWSVVQRVYDTLGGAHDITLKMSNRNAPPLGGAAVPAGAVSSWDWEVTEGTTVIGNNASTGNARLYFDANGKIVNGDVLGKVTLPASGSATSFSVDLDFSRLSQLKAESNVTPFDQNGYPPGSLQGYSIGGDGIVTGLFTNGLTRSLGQVAMAIFSNPGGLERTGNNLWRSTDNSGIPVTGTPKTGGRGSINAGFLEQSNVDISNEFTDLIITQRGFQANTKVVSTVDEMLQDLINMKR; encoded by the coding sequence ATGCTACAAGCCATGCTTGCCGGTGTTGCGAGTATCAAAGCTCAGCAAACCCGGATGAATGTGATCGGAAACAACCTCGCAAACGTTAACACGACTGCCTATAAGGGCGCCCGTGTTACCTTCCAAGATATGATCGCCCAAACGATCCGTGGTGCCAGTCGGCCAAACGGAGCGAGCGGCGGTACCAACCCAATCCAATACGGTCTTGGTGTGTTGGTCGCAGGAACAGACGTGAACTCAGAACAGGGTTCGCTCAGTGCGACGAACCGCCCAAGCGACCTCGCTGTCCAAGGAAACGGTTTCTTTATCGTTTCGAATAGTGAGCGTGTCGCCTACAGCCGAGACGGCGCCTTTGACTTGGACGCGAACGGTGTGCTTGTCCAGCGATCGACCGGTGAGCGATTGGTCGGTTGGGTTGCAGATGAATTCGGCAACATCGATACCAACTCTCCAGTTACTCCGACGAGCTATCTCAGTATTCCGATCGGTTCGCTAGACGCGGTCCAATCGACTACTCGAGCTTCGTTCAAAGGAAACCTCGACGCAGAAGCCGGATCCACAGACAGCTGGTCGGTCGTGCAACGAGTGTACGACACCTTGGGTGGTGCGCATGACATCACTCTGAAGATGTCCAACCGCAATGCTCCTCCTCTTGGCGGTGCCGCAGTTCCTGCGGGTGCTGTCAGTAGCTGGGATTGGGAAGTCACCGAAGGAACGACCGTGATTGGTAACAACGCTTCGACCGGAAACGCCCGACTGTACTTTGATGCAAACGGAAAAATCGTGAATGGAGACGTCCTGGGCAAAGTCACACTCCCAGCAAGTGGTAGTGCGACTTCTTTCTCGGTGGACCTCGACTTCAGCCGATTGAGCCAGCTCAAGGCTGAAAGTAACGTCACACCGTTTGACCAGAACGGTTATCCACCCGGATCGCTGCAAGGCTATTCGATCGGTGGCGACGGAATCGTCACGGGTCTGTTTACCAACGGCCTCACACGATCACTCGGTCAAGTTGCAATGGCGATCTTCTCAAACCCAGGTGGTTTGGAACGAACCGGAAACAACCTCTGGCGAAGCACTGACAACTCTGGTATCCCGGTAACAGGAACGCCGAAAACGGGTGGTCGAGGTAGCATCAATGCGGGCTTCTTGGAGCAGTCCAACGTGGACATTTCCAACGAATTCACCGACTTGATTATCACCCAGCGAGGTTTCCAAGCCAATACCAAAGTCGTTTCAACAGTCGATGAGATGTTACAAGACCTCATCAACATGAAGCGGTAA
- a CDS encoding SRPBCC family protein — MPIHRYQEETVIDAPLDQVFGFFADAANLQKLTPASLQFKILTPLPIEMKPGALIDYRLKLRGIPMQWRTEITVWEPGVRFVDSQIKGPYRQWIHEHRFQAEGDKTRVWDTVDYELPRLPLAELAHKLFVRSEVRRIFAFRGEAMRQAFPPK; from the coding sequence ATGCCGATCCATCGCTACCAAGAAGAAACGGTGATTGACGCACCGCTGGACCAGGTTTTTGGCTTTTTTGCCGATGCCGCGAATTTGCAAAAGTTGACCCCGGCCTCGCTTCAATTCAAAATTTTGACCCCGCTTCCGATTGAGATGAAGCCGGGCGCTTTGATTGATTACCGCCTCAAGTTGCGCGGAATTCCGATGCAGTGGCGGACCGAAATCACGGTTTGGGAGCCTGGCGTTCGGTTCGTAGACAGCCAAATCAAGGGGCCTTATCGCCAATGGATTCATGAGCATCGATTCCAAGCTGAAGGCGACAAGACCCGAGTGTGGGACACCGTGGACTACGAATTGCCGCGATTGCCTCTGGCCGAGCTTGCACACAAACTGTTTGTTCGGAGCGAAGTTCGGCGCATTTTTGCGTTCAGGGGCGAGGCCATGCGGCAAGCGTTTCCGCCTAAATAA
- a CDS encoding DinB family protein produces MELMIQMLLNSWDRQCACINNLLTLMNPELLEVKPSEDGWNLAIQFAHIVEVRTFWLSNAAETENLGLPSLFTLDGDIYRASRDIDAIRVALRASEQAIRNFLAVKLKTPESPCGGYETPINFLQHMIWHEGWHAGLIMLGLRLAGHEPTDVWEETNLWSMWRTE; encoded by the coding sequence ATGGAACTGATGATCCAGATGCTTTTGAACTCGTGGGACCGCCAATGTGCCTGCATTAACAACCTTTTGACTTTAATGAATCCGGAGCTCTTGGAAGTGAAGCCCTCCGAAGATGGCTGGAATCTGGCCATCCAGTTCGCGCATATTGTTGAAGTCCGCACCTTTTGGCTCAGCAACGCTGCCGAGACAGAGAATTTAGGGCTACCCAGTTTGTTCACGCTCGACGGTGATATCTATCGGGCATCCCGGGATATTGACGCCATTCGCGTGGCACTTCGTGCCAGCGAGCAAGCGATCAGAAACTTCCTCGCCGTCAAGCTCAAGACCCCAGAGTCACCCTGCGGCGGCTACGAAACTCCGATCAACTTCCTGCAGCATATGATCTGGCACGAGGGCTGGCATGCTGGCCTTATCATGCTCGGTCTGCGCCTGGCTGGGCACGAACCGACCGACGTTTGGGAAGAAACCAACCTCTGGTCGATGTGGCGAACGGAGTAG
- the rpsO gene encoding 30S ribosomal protein S15, whose translation MPLDKQIKSQVINDNAVKTGDTGSAEVQIALLQARILQITDHLKTHKKDFHSRRGLLMMVGKRRRLEAYLKARDIEKYRALMKKLNIREVKPR comes from the coding sequence ATGCCACTAGATAAGCAAATTAAATCCCAAGTTATCAATGATAACGCCGTCAAGACCGGAGACACCGGTTCAGCAGAAGTTCAAATCGCCCTATTGCAGGCTCGAATTTTGCAAATTACGGATCACCTCAAGACCCACAAAAAGGACTTTCATAGTCGCCGAGGTCTGTTGATGATGGTGGGTAAGCGACGTCGGCTAGAAGCCTATTTGAAGGCACGAGATATTGAAAAGTATCGTGCACTGATGAAGAAGCTGAACATTCGTGAAGTCAAACCTCGATAG
- a CDS encoding polyribonucleotide nucleotidyltransferase — protein MQTLTIEIGGKSLSIETGRVAKQAGGAVLLGMGETVVLATATMSRNPKQGIDFLPLTCDFEERRYSIGKIPGGFIKRGGRPSDRAILTSRLIDRPIRPLFPKGLRNDVQVIAMPFSVDMECPPDVLGITAVGAALALSDIPFNGPVAGVRVGQIDGEFILFPTYEEMGRSSIDLCVAGHKGAISMVEAGSDEVSEETMIKALNFAHEAIREICEQVEAFAKKYGREKREVPLSLIDKKLIEAIKKGSEKDIEKALLNPDKATRESALDDLVKEIIAKYTEKYADEPEMLAQLAEASDKVVKDTVRKLIIEQDKRPDGRGLKQIRSLEALAGLLPRVHGSGLFTRGQTQVLSIATLGTPGDAQSLDGLEPDTEKRYMHFYNFPPYSVGEARSMRGPGRREIGHGALAERALKSVIPLNDPNFPYTVMVISEVLESNGSTSMASVCGSTLALMDAGVPIKAPVAGIAMGLMSDGKTFKVLTDIQGMEDFCGDMDFKVAGTRDGITALQLDTKLDGIPEKVLADALRQAKEARFEILDVIDEAIPEPRSELNENAPRITTIQINPEKIGAVIGPGGATIRKITSETGTSIDVQQDGRILVAATDGNAANQAIEMIRGLTASLEVGMEFTGKVTRLMGKGALIEMPGGKDGLVPTELITVPAPRRPDDVIQVGDELTVRVYEVDAQGRVNLTALGVAQSHPNLAANAEADGNTRPTGGGDRDRGGRGGFGRDRGDRGGRDRGDRGGYGNRDRGDRGDRGDRGDRGDRGERGGRDRDRSETSDRAAVDAPSVPDNLPKKGNGDGEDSFNTRFRPRR, from the coding sequence ATACAAACCCTGACTATCGAAATTGGGGGCAAGTCCCTCAGTATCGAGACTGGTCGTGTTGCCAAGCAAGCTGGCGGAGCCGTCTTGCTTGGCATGGGTGAGACTGTCGTATTGGCGACAGCCACCATGTCCCGAAACCCTAAACAGGGGATCGATTTTCTCCCCCTCACTTGCGATTTTGAAGAGCGACGCTATTCGATCGGCAAGATTCCTGGAGGCTTTATCAAGCGCGGTGGCCGACCTTCGGATCGCGCAATTCTCACTTCCCGACTGATCGACCGACCGATCCGCCCGTTGTTCCCGAAGGGACTTCGAAACGACGTTCAAGTCATCGCAATGCCGTTTTCGGTTGACATGGAATGTCCGCCAGACGTGCTTGGAATCACCGCTGTTGGTGCCGCGCTGGCCCTGAGCGACATTCCATTTAACGGTCCGGTTGCCGGCGTCCGAGTCGGTCAAATCGACGGCGAATTCATCCTATTCCCGACTTACGAAGAAATGGGCCGCAGCTCCATCGATCTTTGCGTGGCGGGTCACAAGGGTGCCATCAGCATGGTCGAAGCCGGTTCTGACGAAGTCAGCGAAGAGACCATGATCAAGGCGCTCAACTTTGCTCATGAAGCGATTCGAGAGATCTGCGAGCAGGTCGAAGCGTTCGCCAAGAAGTACGGCCGCGAAAAGCGAGAAGTACCACTTTCGCTCATCGACAAGAAGCTGATCGAAGCAATCAAGAAGGGCAGCGAAAAGGATATCGAAAAGGCTCTCTTGAACCCAGACAAGGCGACAAGAGAATCCGCACTTGACGATTTGGTCAAAGAGATCATCGCTAAGTACACCGAAAAGTACGCCGATGAACCTGAAATGCTGGCGCAACTCGCTGAAGCTTCCGACAAGGTCGTCAAAGACACCGTTCGAAAGCTCATCATCGAGCAAGACAAACGTCCAGACGGTCGTGGATTGAAGCAGATTCGATCGCTTGAGGCTCTCGCAGGACTCTTGCCACGAGTGCACGGTTCAGGTCTCTTCACACGAGGTCAAACGCAGGTCCTCAGCATTGCAACGCTGGGAACACCTGGTGATGCGCAATCGCTCGACGGGCTCGAGCCAGATACCGAGAAGCGGTACATGCACTTCTACAACTTCCCACCATATTCGGTTGGCGAAGCAAGGTCAATGCGTGGCCCAGGCCGACGCGAGATCGGACACGGTGCGCTGGCCGAACGCGCTCTCAAGTCGGTGATTCCGCTCAACGACCCGAACTTCCCCTACACCGTTATGGTGATCAGCGAAGTCCTGGAATCGAACGGTTCGACTTCGATGGCATCTGTTTGCGGCTCGACGCTCGCGCTGATGGACGCTGGCGTTCCGATCAAGGCTCCTGTGGCTGGTATCGCGATGGGGCTTATGTCTGACGGCAAGACCTTCAAGGTTCTAACCGACATTCAGGGCATGGAAGACTTCTGCGGAGACATGGACTTCAAGGTCGCTGGAACCCGCGATGGTATCACCGCGCTCCAACTCGACACGAAGCTCGACGGTATCCCAGAAAAGGTTCTCGCAGACGCTCTACGACAAGCCAAGGAAGCTCGATTTGAAATCCTTGACGTGATTGACGAAGCGATCCCAGAACCTCGATCCGAACTCAACGAGAACGCTCCAAGAATCACCACGATTCAGATCAACCCAGAGAAGATCGGTGCCGTCATTGGCCCCGGAGGCGCGACGATTCGAAAGATCACGTCGGAAACCGGAACCAGCATCGACGTTCAACAAGACGGACGAATTCTGGTGGCGGCGACCGATGGCAACGCAGCCAACCAAGCGATCGAAATGATCCGTGGACTCACCGCTTCGCTCGAAGTCGGTATGGAGTTCACCGGAAAGGTCACTCGCTTGATGGGCAAAGGCGCCCTGATCGAGATGCCAGGCGGCAAAGACGGCCTGGTTCCAACCGAGCTGATCACCGTTCCTGCACCACGACGTCCAGACGACGTGATTCAGGTCGGCGATGAACTCACCGTGCGCGTGTACGAAGTAGACGCTCAGGGCCGCGTAAACCTCACCGCGCTCGGTGTGGCGCAATCGCACCCGAATCTCGCCGCAAATGCTGAAGCCGATGGCAATACTCGCCCAACCGGTGGCGGCGATCGTGACCGAGGCGGACGCGGTGGATTTGGCCGAGATCGCGGAGATCGAGGCGGCCGAGACCGTGGAGATCGAGGTGGCTACGGCAACCGAGACCGCGGAGACCGTGGTGATCGGGGAGATCGTGGAGACCGAGGCGACCGTGGAGAGCGCGGTGGACGAGACCGAGATCGATCGGAGACTTCTGATCGAGCAGCAGTCGATGCACCAAGCGTGCCAGATAACCTTCCTAAGAAGGGCAATGGCGACGGTGAAGACTCGTTCAACACTCGATTCCGCCCTCGACGCTAA
- a CDS encoding bifunctional phosphoglucose/phosphomannose isomerase, translating to MAMELAAQLNSREFVLRNDPKGMYALFADFPNQVRKATEIALNSDLPADSENPGLVVLTGLGGSAAGGDFVKALFEESGSVPFLVNRDYHLPAYAGAANNTLVFACSYSGNTEETLSAYADAKGKGAKIICVTSGGKLAELAQADGNTVILIPAGQPPRTALGWMLMPVIIACSSMGLLPKQNVEALAKHLETRIQEWTIEVPHDSNEAKQLAVQLYGKFGVLYGLGGWQGLVANRWKGQINENSKNLVLNNTFPELNHNEILGWVQADRQSVGAYTGILIEDGTESNKMKKRFAVTASIVEKICPFTTVQAKGNSLLERMLDAAVLGDFVSIYLAALNDVDPENIDAINVLKSELSKVQ from the coding sequence ATGGCCATGGAACTGGCCGCACAGCTTAATTCTCGCGAATTCGTCCTTCGCAACGATCCAAAAGGCATGTATGCCTTGTTTGCGGATTTCCCAAACCAAGTTCGAAAAGCAACCGAAATCGCTTTGAACTCAGATCTTCCAGCAGATTCCGAAAACCCAGGGCTCGTCGTTTTGACCGGTCTTGGTGGATCTGCAGCTGGCGGGGATTTCGTCAAAGCACTTTTCGAGGAGTCGGGGTCCGTACCTTTCCTCGTCAACCGCGACTACCACCTTCCAGCTTACGCTGGAGCAGCTAACAACACGCTTGTTTTCGCCTGCAGTTACTCTGGGAATACAGAGGAAACACTCTCCGCTTATGCCGACGCAAAGGGCAAAGGCGCCAAGATCATCTGCGTCACGAGCGGAGGAAAACTCGCCGAGCTCGCACAGGCGGACGGCAACACCGTCATCTTGATTCCGGCGGGACAACCGCCTCGTACTGCCCTCGGATGGATGCTCATGCCGGTCATCATCGCTTGTAGCTCGATGGGCTTGCTCCCTAAGCAGAACGTTGAGGCACTTGCCAAGCATCTTGAAACGCGAATCCAAGAATGGACTATCGAAGTGCCGCACGATTCCAACGAGGCTAAGCAGCTGGCCGTGCAGTTGTACGGAAAATTCGGCGTGCTCTACGGCCTGGGTGGATGGCAGGGGCTTGTCGCGAACCGGTGGAAGGGCCAGATCAACGAGAATTCAAAGAACCTGGTGCTCAACAACACCTTCCCGGAACTCAATCACAACGAGATTTTGGGTTGGGTCCAAGCCGATCGACAAAGCGTTGGCGCATACACCGGAATCTTGATCGAGGACGGAACCGAGTCCAACAAAATGAAGAAACGGTTCGCTGTTACAGCATCGATCGTAGAGAAAATCTGCCCGTTTACAACCGTTCAAGCAAAAGGAAACAGCTTGCTGGAGCGGATGCTAGATGCGGCAGTACTCGGTGATTTTGTTTCGATCTACCTTGCCGCCCTCAACGACGTTGATCCAGAAAATATCGACGCGATCAACGTTTTGAAGTCAGAACTCAGCAAAGTGCAGTGA
- a CDS encoding single-stranded DNA-binding protein, with the protein MINRVVLVGRLTRDPELRQTTSGKSVCDFSIAVNKRVKPSDGSPDADFFRVNCWDKTAEYVANYLAKGRLVAVDGRLSARKYTASDGTNREVVEIVADNVQGLDRPRDDAGAPASGAAGGKSVPSDAEYDPFADE; encoded by the coding sequence ATGATCAACAGAGTTGTTCTTGTCGGCCGTCTCACCCGCGATCCAGAATTGCGACAGACGACTTCGGGCAAATCGGTTTGCGATTTCTCGATTGCAGTCAACAAGCGCGTGAAGCCTTCAGACGGTTCTCCAGACGCAGACTTTTTCCGAGTCAATTGCTGGGACAAGACCGCTGAATACGTCGCCAATTACCTTGCAAAGGGGCGATTGGTTGCGGTTGACGGCAGACTCTCTGCCCGAAAGTACACCGCGAGCGACGGCACGAATCGCGAAGTTGTCGAAATTGTCGCGGACAATGTTCAAGGGCTCGATCGACCTCGAGATGATGCTGGTGCACCAGCATCTGGCGCCGCCGGTGGCAAATCCGTGCCGTCTGACGCCGAGTACGATCCATTCGCAGACGAGTAA
- the rpsF gene encoding 30S ribosomal protein S6 has translation MNTRKYETMFLVAAGLTDPEVQQIADRFKGVVETHGGKVESAGKWEKRKLAYMIGNHKEANYVLMNFESGTEAPAELKRQMRNSDDIIRHMILRLED, from the coding sequence ATGAATACACGAAAGTACGAAACCATGTTTTTGGTCGCCGCAGGGCTGACCGATCCTGAAGTTCAGCAGATCGCTGATCGATTTAAAGGTGTTGTTGAGACTCACGGCGGCAAAGTCGAAAGTGCCGGCAAGTGGGAAAAGCGCAAGCTCGCTTACATGATTGGCAATCACAAGGAAGCCAACTATGTCTTGATGAACTTCGAATCGGGCACCGAAGCCCCTGCCGAACTCAAGCGACAAATGCGAAACAGTGACGACATCATTCGTCACATGATCCTTCGACTCGAAGACTAA
- a CDS encoding phosphohydrolase, producing MSEIELGEAREIRLRDVKANPKVQTLIEGANNVMRAMGYTEHGHRHAGIVSTITRFLLDGIGVSTREAELGQIAAYLHDIGNVINRIDHPISGAGVAYRILDEMGMPTAEIAPILGAIGNHEELVGTPISLMSSALIIADKSDVHYSRVQNPILETYDIHDRVNAAVQKSKVEFLDDNKVIQLTLEIDTTFATVMEYFEIFLTRMVMCRKAADTMGRKFSLSVNGTLVE from the coding sequence ATGAGCGAAATTGAATTGGGTGAAGCTCGCGAAATCCGCCTGCGAGACGTCAAGGCGAACCCGAAGGTGCAAACCTTGATTGAGGGCGCGAATAACGTCATGCGCGCGATGGGATACACCGAGCACGGCCATCGGCATGCTGGCATCGTTTCCACCATCACTCGTTTCTTGCTCGACGGGATCGGGGTGAGCACGCGAGAAGCTGAATTGGGCCAGATCGCAGCCTATTTGCACGATATCGGAAACGTCATCAATCGAATCGACCACCCGATCAGTGGTGCTGGAGTCGCTTATCGGATTCTCGATGAAATGGGGATGCCTACCGCTGAGATTGCTCCGATTTTAGGCGCGATCGGAAATCACGAAGAGCTTGTCGGTACTCCAATCAGCTTGATGTCATCTGCTCTGATCATCGCCGACAAGAGCGACGTGCATTATTCCCGAGTTCAAAACCCGATTCTGGAAACGTACGATATCCACGACCGAGTGAATGCGGCTGTACAAAAAAGCAAGGTCGAGTTTTTGGATGATAACAAGGTGATCCAACTCACGCTCGAAATCGACACCACGTTTGCAACAGTGATGGAGTATTTCGAGATCTTCTTGACGCGCATGGTGATGTGCCGCAAGGCGGCTGACACGATGGGTCGCAAGTTCAGCCTGAGCGTCAATGGCACGCTGGTCGAGTAG